In Cygnus olor isolate bCygOlo1 chromosome 34 unlocalized genomic scaffold, bCygOlo1.pri.v2 SUPER_34A, whole genome shotgun sequence, one DNA window encodes the following:
- the LOC121062862 gene encoding olfactory receptor 14A16-like yields the protein MSNSSSISEFLLLPFADTRELQLLHFALFLGIYLAALLGNGLILTAVACDRRLHTPMYFFLLNLALLDLGCISTTVPKAMANSLHDTRAISYAGCAAQVFLIVFLFSAEYSLLTVMSYDRYVAICKPLHYGTLLGSRACAQTAAAAWGSGVLYALLHTASTFSLPLCQGNAVDQFFCEIPQILKLSCTNSYLREAGLLRFSSVLFLGCFVSIVLSYLQIFRAVLRMPSEQGQHKAFSMCLPHLAVVSLFLSTGFFAYLKPPSLSSPSLDLVVAVLYSVVPPIFNPFIYSMRNKELKRAIRKVITWIFLEIDPFFLFLHK from the coding sequence atgtccaacagcagctccatcagcgagttcctcctcctgccattcgcagacacgcgggagctgcagctcctgcacttcgcgctcttcctgggcatctacctggctgccctcctgggcaacggcctcatcctcacagccGTAGCCTGCGACCgccgcctccacacccccatgtacttcttcctcctcaacctcgccctcctcgacttgggctgcatctccaccaccgtccccaaagccatggccaattcccTTCATGATACCAGGGCCATTTCCTATGCAGGTTGTGCTGCCCAGGTCTTTCTGATTGTcttcttgttttcagcagagTATTCTCTTCTCACTGTCATGTCCTATGAccgctacgttgccatctgcaagcccctgcactacgggaccctcctgggcagcagagcttgtgcccagacggcagcagctgcctggggcagtggggttCTCTATGCTCTGCTGCACACGGCCagtacattttccctgcccctctgccaaggcaatgctgtggaccagttcttctgtgaaatcccccagatcctcaagctctcctgcacTAACTCCTACCTCAGGGAAGCTGGGCTTCTCAGATTCAGTAGTGTTCTgtttttggggtgttttgtttccattgtaCTCTCCTATTTGCAGATCTTTAGGGccgtgctgaggatgccctctgagcagggacagcacaaagccttttccatgtgcctccctcacctggctgtgGTCTCCCTGTTCCTCAGCACTGGCTTTTTCgcctacctgaagcccccctccctctcctccccatccctggatcTGGTGGTGGCAGTTCTGTACTCAGTGGTGCCCCCGATATTCAATCCtttcatctacagcatgagaaACAAGGAGCTCAAGCGTGCTATCAGGAAAGTGATTACATGGATTTTTCTTGAGATTGatccatttttcctctttctccacaAATga